Proteins encoded by one window of Bacteroidia bacterium:
- a CDS encoding peptide MFS transporter, translating into MNKKHPKALPYLFLSEMWERFGFYLMLGIFFLYMTDTQRGGMAMDRKEASDIFGTFIALVYLTPFVGGLIADRVLGYRISITLGGILMGIGYCGLAIPGMTAFYISLLLIIVGNGFFKPNISTILGNVYNDPEYKPLKDSGYNIFYMGINIGAFICNFFGSYLRNNFSWGAAFAAAGIGMFIGVIIFWIGNKHFAHADVRKAVKPEDMPVSKILGITLLPALIAGYIGWIIPDNIFGSDSTDAFILGALPVAGYYVNILLRSDKEDRRPLAALLAVFAVAIVFWAVFKQNGTALTTWAESYTNREVSQRIEPVAEVLGVTQTVTYAKDSVPLTDSQFRVARDENKKAIKTWDYPLYYKNIPVDKLPKEGESLTLISTELGQSINPFWVVLLTPVIVAFWAYLKRRNKEPSTTWKIFYGFLITSLSTLVMVAATYACHNGLEKSSMWWLIASYGVITVGELCLSPMALSLVSKLSPPRLTALMMGGWFLSTSIGNKLSGVLASMWDEYEHKANFFLVNFALVLITTMIILLMLKWLNKIVKEHGA; encoded by the coding sequence ATGAATAAGAAGCACCCAAAGGCATTGCCCTACCTGTTCCTATCTGAAATGTGGGAACGATTCGGTTTCTATCTCATGCTTGGTATTTTTTTCCTTTACATGACAGACACACAACGTGGTGGCATGGCAATGGATAGAAAAGAAGCTTCAGATATTTTCGGAACATTCATTGCATTAGTTTACCTGACTCCTTTTGTAGGCGGATTAATTGCTGATAGGGTTTTAGGTTATCGTATTTCTATTACACTTGGAGGTATTCTAATGGGTATAGGATATTGTGGTTTAGCAATTCCCGGCATGACTGCATTTTATATTTCGCTATTGCTCATAATCGTTGGTAATGGATTTTTTAAACCAAATATTTCAACCATTCTGGGTAATGTGTATAATGATCCGGAGTATAAGCCACTTAAAGATTCTGGATATAATATTTTTTACATGGGGATAAATATCGGTGCGTTTATCTGTAATTTTTTCGGCTCCTATTTACGAAACAACTTTAGTTGGGGTGCAGCTTTTGCCGCTGCAGGTATTGGAATGTTTATTGGAGTTATTATTTTTTGGATTGGTAATAAACACTTCGCACATGCCGATGTTCGCAAGGCTGTAAAACCCGAAGATATGCCTGTATCAAAAATATTGGGCATAACATTATTACCTGCATTAATTGCAGGCTATATTGGCTGGATAATTCCTGATAATATTTTTGGAAGCGACTCTACAGATGCATTTATTTTGGGAGCATTGCCGGTAGCCGGATATTATGTAAATATTCTTTTACGTTCTGACAAAGAAGACAGACGACCACTGGCAGCATTACTGGCTGTGTTTGCTGTTGCTATTGTTTTTTGGGCCGTGTTTAAACAAAATGGTACAGCACTCACCACTTGGGCTGAAAGCTATACCAATCGCGAAGTGTCACAGCGTATAGAGCCTGTTGCAGAAGTACTTGGAGTAACACAAACTGTAACCTACGCAAAAGATTCTGTACCTTTAACAGATAGTCAGTTTCGTGTGGCACGTGACGAAAATAAAAAAGCAATTAAAACATGGGATTACCCACTTTATTACAAGAATATTCCAGTAGATAAATTGCCTAAAGAAGGTGAGTCGCTAACACTTATTTCAACGGAATTAGGGCAATCAATTAATCCATTTTGGGTAGTGTTGCTAACACCGGTTATAGTAGCTTTTTGGGCATATCTCAAACGCAGAAATAAAGAGCCTTCTACTACCTGGAAAATATTTTATGGTTTTCTCATTACCTCATTGTCAACATTGGTAATGGTTGCAGCCACTTATGCCTGCCATAATGGGTTAGAAAAAAGTTCAATGTGGTGGCTTATTGCAAGTTATGGAGTAATAACTGTTGGAGAACTTTGTTTAAGTCCAATGGCATTGTCATTAGTTTCAAAACTAAGTCCACCACGTCTGACAGCACTGATGATGGGAGGATGGTTTTTATCTACTTCCATAGGAAATAAATTGAGTGGCGTGCTTGCAAGTATGTGGGATGAATACGAACATAAAGCAAACTTCTTCTTGGTGAACTTTGCATTGGTGTTAATTACAACCATGATTATTCTTCTGATGCTTAAATGGCTCAATAAAATTGTTAAAGAACATGGAGCGTAA
- the tmk gene encoding dTMP kinase yields the protein MKRENLFIAVEGIDGSGKSTQVQLLKTNLEQAGYKVYTTHEPTSFETGKLIRSIFNHTVNADQHTIAALFVADRLQHLLDKENGILAMLEKGYTVITDRYYFSSYAYHSAYVEMEWVMSINAKCAALLKPDLNVFVDVDPETAFNRIITSRTSTELYETKENLHKVYGNYLKAFELLKKSENIAFVNGKNEVQQVASEVFKIVKNLLHT from the coding sequence ATGAAAAGAGAAAATTTATTTATCGCAGTAGAGGGAATTGACGGTAGTGGTAAGAGCACTCAGGTGCAATTACTAAAGACCAATCTTGAACAAGCGGGCTATAAAGTATATACAACACATGAGCCAACAAGTTTTGAAACAGGTAAACTCATCCGGTCAATTTTTAATCATACAGTAAATGCAGATCAGCATACTATTGCGGCATTGTTTGTTGCAGATAGACTGCAACATTTGCTAGATAAAGAAAACGGAATACTGGCTATGCTTGAAAAAGGTTATACAGTAATCACAGATCGCTATTATTTTTCGTCCTATGCCTATCACAGTGCCTATGTAGAAATGGAATGGGTAATGTCTATCAATGCAAAATGTGCAGCGTTGCTGAAGCCTGACCTGAATGTTTTTGTTGATGTAGATCCTGAAACAGCATTTAATCGTATTATTACTTCACGCACCTCAACAGAACTGTACGAAACCAAAGAAAACCTGCATAAAGTCTATGGCAATTATCTTAAGGCATTCGAATTACTAAAAAAATCTGAAAACATCGCTTTTGTTAATGGTAAAAATGAGGTTCAGCAAGTAGCATCCGAAGTTTTTAAAATCGTAAAAAATTTGTTGCATACCTAA
- a CDS encoding bifunctional phosphoglucose/phosphomannose isomerase — protein MKQLIEKFPAQLREAMTIGETFKATSWPHEIKNVLVTGLGGSGIGGTIVSQLCEKEMPIPFLVNKDYFMPAFVNKHSLVVVSSYSGNTEETLHAMEMALKQGAKVVCVSSGGKTVDLAKQHGLDHILIPGGMPPRSCYGYSSTQLFYILHAFNLIGDAFKSSLKKAIELIEAESQNIKTASHKLASELIGKIPVIYSASNNEGVVVRFRQQVQENGKMLCWHHVFPEMTHNELVGWTQPHHDVAVVLFRDKDDFFRTAKRMEICKEIFNRYTPHIYEVWSKGNSPLEKAVYLIHLGDWISWYLSEIRNIDCTEVKVIDYLKSEMAKLN, from the coding sequence ATGAAGCAACTAATCGAAAAATTTCCGGCTCAACTGCGTGAGGCCATGACTATTGGCGAGACTTTTAAAGCAACAAGCTGGCCACATGAAATAAAAAATGTATTGGTAACCGGACTAGGAGGTTCCGGTATTGGAGGAACCATCGTGTCGCAGTTGTGTGAAAAAGAAATGCCCATTCCGTTTTTAGTGAACAAAGATTATTTTATGCCTGCGTTTGTAAATAAACATTCTCTGGTAGTTGTGAGTTCTTACTCAGGAAATACAGAAGAGACTCTTCATGCCATGGAAATGGCTCTTAAACAAGGCGCAAAAGTTGTATGTGTTAGTTCGGGAGGTAAAACAGTGGACTTAGCGAAACAACATGGGTTGGATCATATATTAATTCCCGGAGGCATGCCACCACGTTCCTGCTATGGATATTCGTCAACACAACTTTTTTATATACTGCATGCTTTTAATCTCATTGGTGATGCTTTTAAATCATCCTTAAAAAAAGCCATTGAACTTATAGAAGCTGAATCTCAAAACATCAAAACAGCATCACATAAACTGGCATCAGAACTGATTGGAAAAATTCCGGTAATTTATTCTGCTTCCAATAATGAAGGCGTTGTTGTTCGTTTCAGACAACAAGTTCAGGAAAATGGAAAGATGTTGTGTTGGCATCATGTCTTTCCGGAAATGACACACAATGAATTGGTAGGGTGGACACAGCCCCATCATGATGTTGCAGTAGTGTTGTTCAGAGATAAAGATGATTTTTTCAGAACAGCAAAGCGAATGGAAATTTGTAAAGAAATTTTTAATCGTTACACACCACACATTTACGAAGTGTGGAGCAAAGGAAATTCCCCACTTGAAAAGGCTGTTTATCTGATTCACCTTGGTGACTGGATTAGCTGGTATCTTAGCGAAATAAGAAATATTGATTGTACAGAAGTGAAAGTTATTGACTACCTTAAAAGTGAAATGGCCAAACTGAATTAA
- a CDS encoding DUF885 domain-containing protein produces MKKYLVAACVFFISSCTTENRKQSIKDTSVLLKEITDGYYQERMHYFPLEATANSDNRYNDLLPIDISDAYIDTLRQFYHRYSEKLLTINKPELTGQDLISYEVLQYTLEIEEKGLRFHSNLMPVNQFWGMHLTFSQLGSGNGSQPFKTVKDYDDFLKRISAFVAYQDTSISNMKRGMLQGVVPPRILIERTIPQYKSLIASKVEESVFYGPIKNMPDSFSDADKKRLTDVYSKAILQELNPSFEKMAVFLEKVYLPACLTVAGISNIPEGKEYYTWLANKWTTTTMTPDEIYNVGLKEVERLHSEMDKIKAETGFKGSLKEFFHFIHTDSQFFPFKKDSDVIEAYLAIEDRMKPQLKKLFNHVPKAAFEVRQTEAYRAASASAEYNTAAPDGSRPGVFYVPILDATKYNVVGMEDLFLHEAIPGHHYQISLQQENTSLPEFRRFGWFGAYGEGWALYTESLGKELGLYTDPYQYFGSLSEEMHRAIRLVVDVGIHLKGWSREKAIQYSLDNEMESEADITAEIERYMAIPGQALSYKIGQLKIIELRHKAEKELKDKFNIQKFHDQLLSYGCLPLSVLEKSIDLWIKEQKKQG; encoded by the coding sequence ATGAAAAAGTATCTAGTGGCAGCTTGTGTATTTTTTATTAGCTCATGTACAACCGAGAATAGAAAACAGTCAATAAAAGATACATCTGTTCTGCTGAAAGAAATTACTGATGGTTATTATCAAGAGCGAATGCATTATTTTCCTCTTGAAGCTACAGCAAATTCCGATAATCGTTATAATGATTTACTGCCAATTGATATCAGCGATGCTTATATAGATACACTTCGTCAATTCTATCACCGTTACTCAGAGAAACTACTGACCATTAACAAGCCTGAATTGACTGGTCAGGATTTGATAAGCTATGAGGTTTTGCAATACACCCTGGAAATAGAAGAAAAAGGCTTAAGATTCCATTCAAATCTGATGCCTGTAAATCAGTTTTGGGGTATGCATCTGACATTCTCTCAATTAGGCTCCGGAAACGGCTCTCAGCCATTTAAAACTGTAAAAGACTATGATGATTTTCTGAAACGTATTTCGGCCTTTGTAGCCTATCAGGATACTTCTATAAGTAATATGAAGAGGGGAATGTTGCAAGGTGTTGTACCTCCACGCATTCTCATTGAAAGAACAATTCCTCAGTATAAATCACTCATTGCAAGTAAAGTTGAAGAAAGTGTTTTTTACGGACCAATTAAAAACATGCCCGATAGTTTTTCTGATGCAGATAAAAAGCGATTAACAGATGTTTATTCAAAAGCTATTTTACAGGAGCTAAATCCTAGCTTTGAAAAGATGGCAGTATTTTTAGAGAAAGTTTATCTTCCGGCTTGTCTTACTGTTGCCGGTATTTCTAATATTCCGGAAGGAAAAGAATATTATACCTGGCTTGCTAATAAATGGACAACAACAACCATGACCCCTGATGAGATTTATAATGTAGGCCTTAAAGAAGTTGAACGTTTACATTCGGAGATGGATAAAATTAAAGCTGAAACCGGATTTAAAGGCTCACTGAAAGAATTTTTTCATTTCATTCACACAGATTCACAATTTTTTCCATTTAAAAAGGATTCTGATGTAATTGAAGCTTACCTTGCAATTGAAGACAGAATGAAACCGCAGTTGAAAAAACTGTTTAATCATGTTCCTAAAGCAGCTTTTGAAGTCAGACAAACAGAGGCCTATCGTGCAGCATCTGCAAGTGCCGAATATAATACTGCTGCTCCTGATGGGTCAAGACCGGGTGTTTTTTATGTGCCTATTTTGGATGCAACAAAATATAATGTTGTAGGTATGGAAGATTTATTCTTGCACGAAGCCATCCCCGGGCATCATTATCAGATTTCTTTGCAGCAAGAAAACACATCACTACCGGAATTCAGACGCTTTGGATGGTTTGGAGCTTATGGTGAAGGATGGGCTTTATATACAGAGTCACTCGGAAAAGAGTTAGGTTTATATACAGATCCCTATCAATATTTTGGAAGCCTGAGCGAGGAAATGCACAGAGCCATCCGTTTGGTTGTAGATGTGGGTATTCACCTTAAAGGTTGGTCTCGTGAAAAAGCAATTCAATATTCATTGGATAATGAAATGGAAAGTGAGGCTGATATTACTGCAGAAATTGAACGCTACATGGCAATACCGGGTCAGGCATTGTCGTATAAAATAGGTCAATTAAAAATTATTGAATTGCGACATAAAGCTGAAAAGGAGTTGAAAGATAAATTCAATATTCAAAAATTTCATGATCAGCTACTTTCTTATGGCTGTCTTCCGCTTAGCGTATTGGAAAAATCCATTGACCTATGGATTAAAGAGCAGAAAAAGCAAGGTTGA
- a CDS encoding MBOAT family O-acyltransferase encodes MTIDWEELGQQFLYDKANPLLFNSSFFIFYLLLFLFVFRLLQRTGTVRIVAVTLFSLYFFYKASGVYVLLVLVAAIVDFNLSNLIHSATSDFRRKALLVFSVVINLGLLAYFKYTNLLIDLYNAVLAGNVQPIDVYLPIGISFYTFENLSYTIDVYRKQFVPVKRFIDYLFFLSFFPKLMMGPIVRAADFIPQIRKGITLTAHDVSKGLFLILTGLFKKVVISDFIYLNLVQYVFDDPLRHTGMECLFAVYGYALVIYCDFSGYSDMAIGIAKWMGIDININFLAPYQSASITEFWRRWHISLSSWLRDYLYIPLGGNRKGEVRTYINLFITMLLGGLWHGASLNFIFWGALHGVALAFHKLWKSAFPSHFSGRITHLAGVFITFHFVCLCWIFFKCKTFNDSFNMIHQIVFNFYSEGWKLFSTNYSEVLVVMLLGFVLHFFPMRWNEFIIKYTEKWHWLLKASVATAVIIIVIVLKQADPVMPVYLQF; translated from the coding sequence ATGACAATAGACTGGGAAGAACTTGGGCAACAATTTTTATATGATAAAGCAAATCCATTGCTTTTCAACAGCTCATTTTTTATTTTTTATTTATTGTTGTTTTTATTTGTTTTCAGACTATTGCAGCGAACAGGAACTGTACGAATTGTTGCAGTGACGCTTTTCTCACTTTATTTCTTTTACAAAGCATCAGGTGTTTATGTTCTATTGGTTCTTGTGGCAGCAATAGTTGATTTTAACCTCAGTAATTTAATTCACAGCGCAACATCCGATTTTCGAAGAAAAGCATTGCTCGTTTTCAGTGTTGTAATCAATCTTGGACTTCTGGCATATTTCAAATATACCAACCTGCTAATTGATTTGTATAATGCCGTACTAGCCGGAAATGTTCAGCCAATAGATGTCTATCTGCCCATAGGAATATCATTTTATACTTTTGAGAATCTGAGTTATACTATTGATGTTTACAGAAAACAGTTTGTGCCAGTAAAAAGATTTATTGACTACCTGTTTTTTCTTTCATTTTTTCCAAAACTGATGATGGGGCCAATAGTTCGTGCGGCAGATTTTATTCCACAGATAAGAAAAGGTATTACACTCACTGCACATGATGTCTCTAAAGGTCTGTTTTTAATTCTAACAGGATTATTTAAGAAGGTGGTTATTTCAGATTTTATTTATCTCAATCTTGTTCAGTATGTGTTTGATGACCCTTTGCGACACACAGGTATGGAATGCCTTTTTGCGGTGTATGGCTATGCATTGGTTATCTATTGTGACTTTTCTGGATATAGTGACATGGCAATAGGTATTGCAAAATGGATGGGAATAGATATCAATATTAACTTTCTTGCACCATATCAATCGGCTTCCATTACAGAATTCTGGCGCAGATGGCATATCTCTCTTTCATCATGGTTACGCGATTATCTTTATATTCCTTTGGGCGGTAATCGTAAAGGTGAAGTGAGAACCTACATAAACTTATTTATAACCATGCTGCTTGGAGGACTATGGCATGGAGCCAGTCTGAATTTTATTTTTTGGGGAGCATTACATGGTGTGGCATTGGCATTTCATAAATTGTGGAAGTCAGCTTTCCCTTCACATTTTTCAGGCCGTATAACACACCTTGCCGGTGTCTTTATTACATTTCATTTTGTTTGTCTTTGCTGGATATTTTTTAAGTGCAAAACCTTTAACGACAGTTTTAACATGATTCATCAGATTGTGTTTAACTTTTATTCTGAAGGCTGGAAACTATTCAGCACCAATTATAGCGAAGTGCTAGTAGTGATGTTACTGGGATTTGTATTGCACTTTTTTCCAATGCGATGGAATGAATTTATTATCAAATACACAGAAAAATGGCATTGGCTACTGAAGGCATCTGTAGCTACTGCAGTAATAATTATTGTTATTGTCCTTAAACAGGCCGATCCTGTCATGCCGGTTTATCTCCAATTCTGA
- a CDS encoding GDSL-type esterase/lipase family protein: MIRTLLILSLLIFCTSCHAQNDSDTTMPVLQYEKFIAQKMSLLKFLKPDSAIIEQQEALKNFYNKLLYCKSKGNKINIVHIGDSHLQAGYFSGMVRRGLQQRYGNAGRGMVFPYRLARSNGPHDYVSFSQNIWNGSRNVVTKDSLATGISGFSVTTNDSNPSVGISLRNNEGIDYKFNSVQVFYKPDSTGMTASDSLEITEAVNPIKLATGIKEFRLLNYLSNCKIKINSDTSFALFGLNLLNDSSGVVYHNIGVNGAEYQSFLGQPLFFEQVPELNADLYILSFGTNEAFAKNFDGTVFIQTVDSFIAKLRYVSPSASILITSPQESCKRIRRGVFAPNPNVITIRNLLQKYCLENKIAFFDLYECSGGKGSMFRFAKNKMSDARRIHLNRAGYEMQGLMLLQAILKPLSYQ; the protein is encoded by the coding sequence ATGATAAGAACACTTTTAATTCTTTCTCTGTTGATATTTTGTACAAGTTGTCATGCACAAAATGATTCCGATACTACAATGCCTGTGTTGCAATACGAAAAATTTATTGCACAAAAAATGTCTTTATTGAAATTTCTTAAGCCTGACTCAGCAATTATTGAGCAACAGGAGGCTTTGAAGAATTTTTATAATAAACTGTTGTATTGTAAATCCAAAGGAAATAAAATTAACATTGTGCATATTGGCGATTCGCATTTGCAGGCAGGATATTTTTCAGGAATGGTTCGCAGAGGCTTGCAACAACGCTATGGTAATGCGGGCAGAGGAATGGTGTTTCCCTACAGACTTGCACGTTCTAATGGCCCGCATGACTATGTTTCTTTTTCTCAAAATATCTGGAATGGAAGTAGAAATGTTGTTACTAAAGATTCTCTTGCAACAGGCATAAGCGGATTTTCAGTAACAACAAACGATAGTAATCCATCTGTAGGTATTAGTTTGCGAAATAATGAAGGTATAGATTATAAATTTAACAGTGTACAGGTTTTTTATAAACCTGATAGCACCGGTATGACTGCAAGCGATAGTCTGGAAATAACAGAAGCTGTGAATCCAATAAAGCTTGCAACTGGAATTAAAGAATTCAGATTACTTAACTATTTATCAAACTGTAAGATTAAAATCAATTCAGACACATCTTTTGCTTTATTTGGTTTAAACCTGTTGAATGATAGCTCGGGTGTTGTCTATCATAATATTGGTGTAAATGGTGCAGAGTACCAAAGCTTTCTTGGTCAACCATTGTTTTTTGAACAAGTACCAGAACTGAATGCTGATCTCTATATACTTTCATTTGGCACGAACGAGGCTTTTGCAAAGAATTTTGATGGAACAGTATTTATTCAGACAGTAGATTCCTTTATAGCCAAACTCAGGTATGTTTCACCATCAGCATCAATATTAATTACCTCACCGCAAGAATCATGCAAACGTATCAGACGAGGTGTGTTTGCGCCAAACCCAAATGTAATTACAATCAGAAATCTCCTTCAGAAATATTGCTTAGAAAATAAAATTGCATTTTTTGATCTTTATGAATGTTCAGGGGGAAAAGGAAGTATGTTTCGTTTTGCAAAAAATAAAATGAGTGATGCCAGACGAATTCACCTGAACCGTGCAGGATATGAAATGCAAGGATTAATGTTGCTTCAGGCAATTCTTAAACCATTATCTTATCAATGA
- a CDS encoding glucosaminidase domain-containing protein → MKFFFNNIKQYTFLFLIAAIFNSGTLFAFSDSTKVVAKKHKKEKYYNKPRININDVKNYMDSIGVLNSDIVLKQALLETGHFKAKLLMDKNNLFAFRFTKHYMSFINWQASVDYYKKWQDKFYTNHSENYYDFLKRIKYARSPHYIKVLKLVKARTAQ, encoded by the coding sequence ATGAAGTTTTTTTTTAATAATATCAAACAATACACTTTTCTTTTTTTGATTGCTGCAATATTCAATAGCGGAACTCTGTTTGCATTTTCTGATTCTACAAAAGTTGTTGCCAAGAAGCATAAAAAGGAGAAGTATTATAATAAACCAAGAATAAATATTAATGATGTTAAAAATTATATGGACAGTATTGGAGTTTTAAATTCTGATATAGTATTAAAACAAGCATTGCTCGAAACAGGACACTTCAAAGCCAAACTTCTAATGGATAAAAACAATCTTTTTGCCTTTCGTTTTACAAAACACTATATGAGTTTTATCAATTGGCAAGCAAGTGTTGATTATTATAAAAAATGGCAAGATAAATTTTATACAAACCATTCAGAAAATTATTATGATTTTCTGAAACGAATAAAATACGCTCGTTCTCCTCATTACATTAAGGTGTTAAAATTGGTTAAAGCTCGTACTGCTCAGTAA
- a CDS encoding IS1182 family transposase has protein sequence MSKTNIVFKPYQFNPQMLLPPSFDELIDKNHPVRVVQQIISEIKIDGLIDQYKGGGTSSYHPRMLLSAIVFAYLSNTYSSRKIEAALKENIHYMWLTGMSTPDHNTINRFRSSKLKNEIKEIFAQVVTLLVKEELVSIEEVYTDGTKIEANANKYTFVWGKAIKTQKEKIAKQLEALWNYSQQVAVEELKDTEPIDFKNIDAAKVKAVAAQIDEALKNKQVEKKTLDQIKKAKTDFVKRMEKYEQQEAILGNRNSYSKTDPDATFMRMKEDHMRNGQLKAGYNLQASSCPGKKIFCVNYSLHQKPTDTTTLIPHINQYQQLYGSYPKSITADAGYGSHENYQFLQNNSIEGYVKYNTFDKEQKRKATYKKGFKSDELYYNKEQDCYYCPMGQRMQYISTSTRTTENGYTQQVKKYQTQNCNGCPLRSVCHQSKNNRTIEVNQQLIQLKNKANENLKSEQGIAHRKKRCYTIEPVFACLKQNKNFKRFMLRSIPKVEIEAGLCLIGFNLKQKALLN, from the coding sequence ATGAGCAAAACCAATATAGTATTCAAACCATATCAGTTTAATCCGCAAATGTTGTTGCCACCGAGTTTTGATGAACTCATTGATAAGAATCATCCGGTGCGTGTAGTACAACAAATCATCAGCGAAATTAAAATAGATGGGCTGATTGATCAGTATAAAGGAGGTGGTACAAGTTCATATCATCCACGTATGCTATTAAGCGCCATTGTGTTCGCTTATTTAAGCAATACGTACAGCAGTCGTAAAATAGAAGCGGCCCTGAAAGAGAACATCCATTACATGTGGCTAACGGGTATGAGTACACCGGATCATAATACGATTAACCGTTTTCGCAGTTCGAAATTAAAAAATGAGATTAAAGAAATATTTGCCCAGGTGGTAACCCTGTTGGTAAAGGAAGAACTGGTTAGTATAGAAGAAGTTTATACCGATGGCACCAAGATAGAAGCCAATGCCAACAAATACACCTTTGTGTGGGGCAAAGCCATCAAAACGCAAAAGGAAAAAATAGCAAAACAGTTAGAAGCGTTGTGGAACTACAGCCAGCAAGTTGCCGTAGAAGAATTAAAAGATACCGAACCGATTGATTTTAAGAACATCGATGCAGCAAAAGTAAAAGCTGTGGCAGCGCAGATTGATGAGGCATTGAAAAACAAACAGGTTGAAAAAAAAACTCTTGACCAAATCAAAAAAGCAAAAACCGATTTTGTAAAGCGCATGGAAAAGTATGAGCAACAAGAGGCCATACTGGGTAATCGAAACAGTTACAGCAAAACCGATCCGGATGCAACTTTTATGCGTATGAAGGAAGACCACATGCGTAACGGACAACTTAAAGCCGGATATAATTTACAAGCCAGTTCATGTCCCGGTAAAAAAATATTTTGTGTGAACTACAGCTTGCATCAAAAACCAACCGACACCACTACTCTCATTCCGCACATCAATCAATATCAACAACTTTACGGTAGTTATCCAAAGAGCATCACAGCAGATGCCGGATACGGGTCGCACGAAAACTATCAGTTCCTGCAAAACAACAGCATTGAGGGCTATGTTAAATACAACACCTTTGATAAAGAACAAAAGCGCAAAGCCACCTATAAGAAAGGATTTAAGAGTGATGAACTTTATTACAATAAGGAGCAAGATTGCTACTACTGCCCAATGGGTCAACGCATGCAATACATCAGTACTTCAACACGCACAACCGAAAATGGATATACACAACAGGTAAAAAAATACCAGACGCAAAACTGCAACGGATGCCCGTTAAGAAGCGTATGTCATCAATCAAAAAACAACAGAACAATCGAAGTCAATCAGCAACTGATCCAACTGAAAAATAAAGCCAATGAAAATTTGAAAAGTGAACAAGGCATCGCCCATCGAAAAAAAAGATGCTACACCATAGAGCCTGTGTTTGCTTGCCTCAAGCAAAACAAAAATTTTAAACGGTTCATGCTGCGATCTATTCCTAAAGTAGAGATAGAGGCCGGATTGTGCCTGATCGGATTTAATCTCAAACAAAAAGCACTCTTGAACTGA